A stretch of DNA from Acidimicrobiia bacterium:
TTCGTGCCCGCCCAGGCGGCGCGATCTCATCTATCAGGCGCTCGAGGTGTTGTTGCTCCGGCCCTATTCCTACGATGAGAAGCGTGGTTTTGATCTCCGGGTTAGTCATGCAAAGTCTGGAAAAAGCTTCGATTGCGTAGCGATGCCCCTTTCCCTTTTCGAGTGATCCAACGCAAAGGATCAAAACATGGTCGGGCTCTACGCCGAGGCGTACTCGGGTCTGGGCTGGGGACTCGTCGGCTGCCCTCTCGGCAATGCCGTTCGGAATAGCCACCGCCTTGCCGGGAGGTAACCGGAGCACCTCTGCGAGTCTTGATGCGGCGGCTTTGGAAGCCGTAACGAAGCGAGTCACGAATCGAGTGCACAGTCTCTCTAGTGGAAATTCGTACCAGCGTTGCAACGTGGTATATCCGTGTGCTTGGCTGTTGACGACATAGACGACGCAGTCCACCCCCGCGATGCCTGCTGCTATAGCGGCAGCTGTGCAGGAGGCCGCGCCTGGAAATCCCCCGTTGTTGATGTGGACGATGTCGGGTCTGAGCTTGGAAAAAAGCTTCGTGAGAACAGCGACGTCGTAGATTTGGATGAGTTGGCGAATGGGTAGGGTGAACATGATCAGGCGAACTAGTCCTCGTATGGGCTTACCTGACCTCGTGGGAAACTTGGCTTTTGTCCACTTGGCGAGGCCTTCTGGATCGGGAAGCGCTAGGCCGACACGGTCGATGTCGTATGGCATTCTCTCGGCGAGACCGGAGTTGTACCTCTCACTTGCCCGGAAACTCAGCGACGGACGAATTTCTCTGGTGCGAACTGCCTCGCCTACTAGCACTACGAGCATTTGTTCACACCCTGCGAACGCATCGTTGTCAGTGTGGAAGTGGACCCGGGGTGTTTTCACGGCTTTACGGACAACCCCGACGCCTCGAAGGTGAGGGCCAGCCCGTCGGCGAGTGAGACACGCGGATAGCAACCAAGCAACTCTTTGGTCGTCGAGATATCCACGACGTATTCGACGATGTCTCCCTTTGGCATTGACAAATCCCCGATACCCATAAGCTCATGGATTCCCCGTATCTGCTCGGCGAGCTTTGCCAGTCTCGAGGATGCTAACTTTTTGGCAGTTCCTTCGACTCCCCAACAAACCCATAGTTCCCGTAACCAAGGCATAACCGATAGAAGACAATGATGGCCTTTTCGTGTGTTCTTTGAGTTGCCGCGAGAGTGCAGACCGACCGATCCCACTTAGATCACCGACACGAAGCTGTCAAGGTCAAGATCGGGACGAGATCTCGGTATGTAGCACGGATCGGGGCGTCCAATTATCAATAGGGCTTGGGGAATCCACTCTGAAGGAAGTTGGAGAGATTCCCTCGCTTCTTCGGGGGCGAAGATGGGAGCGGCAATCCAGCATGAGCCATACCCCGCTTCGGCGGCCGCGAGCATAATGTTTTGAATCGCTGCACCCAAGCTCAGTAGAGCCATCCCCAACTCTGCGTCCTGGCGTCGTCGGTCGGGATAGGTGTCCAGTCCTTGTGTTACCAGGCAAGCCAAGATGAGGGCAGGCGCATTCGTTAACTTCTGAATCGACTTGTCGGAAAGAACCGAAGAACGCTTCGGATCTATCCCGTCTCGGCGCATGTCCTCTCTCCATCGTGCGGCCATAGATTCAGCGAGACGGCGTTTGGCTGCTTCGTCGACTACTACCGCAAACCTCCATGGAATAGTGTGATGTGGCGCCGGGGCGAAGAAGGCGACCTGGAGGATGCTGACTAATTCACCGGCGTCTACTGGTTCCTTTGTAAAGCGCCGGATCGAGCGGCGGGAAGCAATTGCATCGCGGATCGATCCCTTTTCCATCTGCCAGTTTTAGCGAAAAAGATCTTCCGTGTAGGGGCGCAGCAATTCTTTGGCGGCACCGTTCCCGGCGATGCATTCGCCCGCTAACCCTCGAACTATCGCTGCGGGGATTCCCGCTGATTTGCCCATCACAAGCTCTGCGGCACAGGCTAGTTCATCTGCTATCGCAATCTCGGTCGCTTCTAGTCGGCGACCGAAGGTATCGAGACTACCACGGTAGTCGAGCATCGGTTTCATCCCCGCCACACCGATGGCCACGTTGGTTTGGCCACGTCGCCAGGGTCTACCAAACGTGTCGCTTATCACTACGGCCACTCGGGCGCCACAACTATCGAAAACTTCCTCTCTGATACGGTGGGCAGAGGCGTCGGGGTTTTTGGGCAGCACGCTGACGTAGCCACGTTCGACATTAGAGTTGTCGACCCCAGCATTCGCACACACGAAACCGTGGTGAGTTTCCGAGATGATCATGTCGCCTCGCTTGCGTAAGACCCGTCTCGATTGCTCCATGATGACTCGGTGGCGGTCGGCCTCGTTTTCGACCCGTACGATCCGTCCCTCAGCTTTCGAGACCGCTTTTTGCGTTACTACCAATATGTCGCCGTTACGGAGATCACAACCGTTCGCCGAGGATGTAGATGCTATGAGAGTTCCGAGCCGGTCTCCGGGGCGAATCTCTCCAATCCCATTTACTGGGATGATCTCGAGAGATGCCGAAGTGTACGTCTGCAACTTTTTACATCTCCGCTTCTACTGCCTCGAGCACGGTCTTTGCGAGGGCTTTTGCCTGGGGCACACCTCGCATGAGCGTCTGGGCCGGTATGGGTTCGACCTCGAGTGCTTCTATGTCGGGGATCGCTTCGCGATCGACGAAGTCTATGACTATCGCGTGGATAAAGTCTCGATATGCGTCGGCAACACCAATACAGCTCGCCTCGAGGCCGACTGCTTCCATCATTCGGTCAGCCGGGCCTCTAACTGGCTGGCCTTGAATCAAAGGACTGACCGCGACGATCTTGTTGGGGAAGTCTCTGAGGGCGTCCCTGATCCCTGGTACTGCCAGTATTGGGCCTATCGAGGCAACGGGATTGGAGGGGCACACGATTATCCCACTTGCGTTGCGGATAGCCTCCATAACACCAGGAGCGGGAGTTGCCTGTTGCACCCCGTGGTAATACACACTGATTATCCGGTCCTGGGCCCTCCTTTCGACCAAGTACTCCTGAAAATGTAGGTCTAGACGTGGCCCACTACCTGGCTGCTCTACTATTACTCTGGTCGTGACCTCTTGATCGCTCATTGGGATCACCGTCGAGCGTACCCCCCATGCCCGAGCGATCTCAGCAGTCACCTCGCTCAGGGTAGCCCCCGATCTAATGCGCCACGATCTGTACAGGTGCGTAGCGAGGTCGACGTCACCCAGGCGGAACCAGGTCGGGCCCGTGTAACGTTTTAGAGCCTCAAGGCACCTGAAAGTGTCCCCTTGAATACCCCATCCACGTTCTGGATCGTTTGCTCCGGCTAGCCCGTAAATTACCGAATCTAGATCCGGGCTGATATATAGATCGTAAAGACGGATATCATCGGCGGTGTTTACGACAACGGTGAGATCCTTTTGGTCTAAGAGCCCGACTAAGCCTCTTAAAAACCGGGCGGCGCCAACGCCGCCTGCGAGTGCAACCAACATAGGACCTCCCGTTAGCTATGTTGAGAGTAGCGGGATCTTGAGGAAAGCATGCCACTCAGGACGCAAGAGATCATAGCCACAGCAGTCGAAGCCAGAGACACCCTTGCAGGCTCGGATGTTTTAAAGATTCCGTTTATCGAGCAAAATACTGACTCGTCGGTACTTTTAGATGTCGAAGGCAAGTTCGACCGCGGAGGGGGCTCGGATCTCGCAGGTACCTACAGCGGCGCGATCGCAGAATGGTACGTCGACGAGCTTTTCGAACTCAGGCGTACAACGGCCGCATCGCTCGCACGCCTGCTCGACCCTTCTGTAGCGGCAGATGAACTACTCGAGGCTGCCTGTTCCGTTCGTGACCGACAGTGGGGTGGGGTAGTCTCTTTTTCTCCAAAAGTCTTCATCGACCTCACCAGGCTTTGTCGTGACAGGTGTGCCTACTGCACCTTTATTCGTGACCCTCTCTCCCCAATGCCCTCGTCACCGCGAAACGAGGATTCTCCTCTAGCATCGGAACTGCCGGTTAGGGACAGGTGGGAGAGACCCGAACCATATCTCCTGCACGAAGAGGTTTTGGCTATTGCCACGGTAGGGCGCAAAGCCGGTTGCACCGAGGCGCTCTTTACTCTGGGGGACCGTCCCGAAGAAAAGTACCCGGCCGCTCGAAAATTCCTTCAGCGAATGGGTTACGACAGCACTGCTCACTATCTATACGACTGCGCCAGGCTGGTAATCGAAGAAACGGGACTCCTTCCTCACATCAACCCTGGAGTCATGACCAGATTGGATCTGCGTTCTTACAAGGAAGTGGCGGCTTCGTGTGGAATGATGCTGGAGTCTACGAGTTATGCTTTGTTCGCCGACCCCCGTGGCTGTCATTTTGAATGCCCCGACAAATACCCGCCGGTGAGGGTTGCCACCATTCAGGCAGCAGAAGTCGAGAAGGTGCCATTTACTACTGGGATACTCATCGGTATAGGGGAGAGCTTACAGGCGCGGGCTGACACTCTTTTGGTCCTGGCTTCGCTTGCTGTATCGGGGTTGCATATCCAAGAAGTGATCGTTCAAAACTTTAGGGCAAAGCCTTCCATCCCGATGAGCACATGCCCAGAGCCCACAGATCAGGAGCTAGCACGCACAGTAGCCTTAGCGAGACTACTCCTTCCGCCATCCGTGGCCGTTCAGGCACCACCCAACCTCTCGCCCGGCAATTACGCATCGCTACTAGGCGCAGGGGTATGTGACTGGGGAGGAATCTCACCTGTCACCCTCGATCACGTCAACCCCGAGGCAGCTTGGCCCGAGATCAGTGCTGTGAAGAGGGCAACGGAGGAAAGGGGATTCGAGTTGAGAGCGAGGCTGTGTGTGTATCCTTCATTCGTTCGCTCCAATGGGTGGATCTCTGAGCGAGTAAAACCTTACGTCGACGCTTTGGCCGACTCGGAAGGGTGGGCCTCGGTCTTTGGGCCGCTCGCTGCCGAGCTGGGCTGTGCACCGATTGTCGCCGTGCGCGACGCTTCTATTGATCGTATGAGTGACCGAAGGGAATGATCACTTGAACAAAAAGTCTCTGAGACTCGTCACAGAGCCAGGCGCACTCCCGCTAGTAGAAAGGGTCGCTGGCAGATCTGGCTCTACGCTGGGTGCCTTGGCGATCGCTAAACGCTCGGGGGCTGTGCCACTTACTCGCCCTCAGGAGCCTACGCCGGGTCCTCGTTTCGACGGCAGTACTCCCGCCGACGAGCTTGAATCGAGGCTCAGCTTGGCTTCAGATAGCGTGCGGGCAGTTCTAGAGAAGTCCCTCGAGGAGAGAGTCTTAGACCGCGACGACCTTTTGCTCTTGATGAATGTGAGAGGTCACGACTTTGATGCGCTCGTGGCGACTGCGGATTGGTGGCGACGGAAGACAGTGGGAAATGTGGTCACCTACGTCGTCAACCGAAACATCAACTTCACCAACGTTTGTACCATCGGGTGTGGGTTTTGTGCTTTCTCCACAGGTCTTGCCATGGAAGACGCTTACTTTCTCAGCTTTGATCAAGTCGTCGAGAAGGCTAAAGAATGCTGGGAGCGAGGGGGAACCGAGGTGTGCATCCAGGGGGGGATACATCCCACTATGGACTGGACCTACTACCCCGGGCTTTTAAAGGCAATAAAAAAAGAGCTTCCACTTATTCACACGCACGCATTCAGTCCCATGGAGATTATCTGGGGATCTAAGAGCGCGGGTATACCGGTCGACGAGTACCTCGTGTTGTTGAAGGAGGCTGGCTTGGACACCATCCCAGGAACAGCTGCCGAGATCCTGGACGACTCGGTTCGCCAGATCTTGTCGCCGAAGAAGGAATCAGTCGCCGAGTGGGTCGAAGTTGTGACGACGGCGCACTCGCTGGGCATCCGCTCTACTGCTACGATCATGTTCGGCCACGTCGAGACCGTAGAGCACCGAGTTGAACATCTGCTGTTGATAAGGCAAATCCAGAAAGAAACCGGCGGATTTACAGAGTTTGTCCCGCTTCCATTCATCCACGAGTTTTCTCCAATGTACCTTCAGGGAAAGTGCGGCCCAGGACCCACCCGCCTCGACTCGGTGCGACTACATGCCGTGGTCCGCTTAGCTTTGAGGGGCTACATAAACAACATTCAAGCAAGTTGGGTAAAGCTGGGTGTGGACGGTGTCCAAGAGTGTCTACAAGCGGGATGCAACGACTTCGGTGGCACCCTGATGGAGGAGTCCATATCTCGGCTGGCGGGAGCTAGGAACGGGCAGGAGCTTTGGGTAGACGAGATTGCTGCTGCCATTAGGGCCATAGGTAGAATCCCGAAGCAACGAAGCACCACCTACGGGGATCCTCCCCGAGATCCACTTCCTGTCTGAATCGAGAGAGATGCTAAGACGACACTACTAGGGTCTCTTGGCTCTTCGGCGTTGTAGCTGCTCGGCTTTGGCGAACGCCAGTTCTTTGTAGAGCATCGAAATATCGGATACGAGCCGCTCTTCTCCGTAGGCGTCTTTAACCAATCGAGCCGACACCTCGAGCTGTGCTTTGGGAGTCTCTACTGCTTCGAGAATTGCCTCGGCTAGGTGGTCGGCGGTGCGCTTTTGCGCAAGGACTCCCTGTCCTGCGGTGGCGAAAAGCTCGGCCACTCCACCCACGTCGGTGGAGGCAACGGGGCGCCTAGAAGCTATAGCTTCGACTAGAGCCACTGGAAACCCCTCATTTTTGGACGACAAAGCGACGACATCGCAGGCGGCATATAGCATCGCGAGATCTCGCTGCCATCCGACAAGTCGGATCTCGACGCCGAGCTTACCCCCCAGCTCGACGACTTGCTCCCGCAAAGGACCGTCGCCAGCCACCAACAAAACTACCTTTGAAGATTTGTGGGCAGCTATGGCGCCCACGGCCTCAACCATAAGAAGGGGATCTTTAATAGGAACTAGGCGTGCGACCCAACCTATGCAAAGAGCAGTCTCTGGTACACCGAACGCCTGTCGTGCCGCACGTTTTGGAGGGATCTCGTCAAAGCGATCCAGAGGAATTCCGAGGGGGACAAGCCGAATCTTTTTTCTCGAGATTCCAGCCGACGCGAGCTCTTCTATTTGGGAAGGCGTAATCGCGATAACGCAGTCAGACATCGACGCGAGGACTGTCTCCCACGCCCTCACTGCTGCGGAGACTGCAGGAGAGAAGTATCCCTCGAAAGTGTTCCCGTGAAAGGTGTGAATCACGATGGGAACCCCGGTCAGGTGTGCTGCTATTCGCCCGAGAGTTCCAGCCTTAGCCATGTGAGTATGGACTATGTCTGGTCGCAAGCGGCGTAGCAGCGTTACTAACTTGGCCAACGTAGCGAGATCAGTTGTAGGTCGAGGTGCGCGACTCAATGTTTCGATGATTTCGAGTGGGAGTTCTTGACGTTTTTCCGGTTCGATCAAATCTAAGTAGTTCCCCTCCCTTTCGTCTTCGATACCGCTTACTAGAACGCTTTGGAAGGCAGGAGGACTGAGCTTCGAGGTGAGTAGGGTAGCTTGGACCGATGGCCCTCCGATGTTGAGGCGAGTAATAACTCTACAGATTTTGAGGGGCAGCAAGACTTTTAGGCGCTGATCGATCTCGGAGCGTGTTGGGTAGGATTCTTTGGTGCCGCTCAGGTCTCGTGGGGGATCCTGGGAGCGACTTTCGCCCACTTCTGGCGGGTTGTCGCTCGTCCCGTCTATCGCTGGCTTGTGTAACTGAGGATCCACTCGACCGTCCGTGCCAATCCCTCTTCAAAGCTAGTTCTAGGGGACCACCCGAGGACTCGTTCCGCCTTGGAGATGTCGGCTTGGGAGTCCTTGACATCGCCGGAGCGCGGACTTGCGAACTTTGGATCTATCTTCACTTCCGTTATAGCCTCTAGAACTCTCAGAAGTTCGAGAATCGAGTGTCTGCCCCCCGCTGCGATGTTGAAGACTTCGTGTTTTCCGCAATCCACTTCGACCGCTTTGGATATGGCAGCGGCAACATCCGATACGAAGGTGAAATCTCTAGTTTGGCTCCCGTCCCCATACACAACGGGTCTGCGCCCGCAAATAAGTGCTTCCGTAAACAGGGGAATCGCAGCGGCGTAGGGAGAGTCGGGTCTTTGGCGGGGCCCATAGACGTTGAACAGCCGCAAAATTACAGTGGAAATTCCAAACAAATCGGAAAAAACGCGGCAGTACTGCTCCCCAGCTACTTTGCTTACCGCATAGGGAGAGCGAGGATTGAGAGGTGCCGACTCGAGCGTCGGTAGAGGAGCGGTTCCTCCATAGACCGAAGACGACGAGCCAAATATGAACTTCTCCACTCCGGCGTCTCGGGCGGCAGTCAGCAGTGTTACAGTTCCGCCGGTGTTTACCCTATCCGACCCTATCGGATCGTCTATTGAGAGCCCCACTGCTCTCGCGGCGGCTAGGTGGACTACGCAAAAGGCGCCCGCAACGGCCTTTCGCGCGACTTGTTCGTCTGTGATGTCGGCGACGATCAACTCGGTATCGATTCCGGATAGGTTTTCCTCTATCCCCGTGGAGAGATCGTCTATAACTCGCACGTGGTAACCGCGGGACAACAATGCCTCAACGGTGTGGGATCCGATGAACCCCGCTCCGCCGGTGACCAGGACAGCCCCGCCTTTCATGGATCGACGGGCACGGGAAGTTCCGCGCCTCTGTCAGGCGCCTGCTCTGGCTGAGGCTGCCGATGCCAGCATCGCAAAGAGTTTTTCTCCGACAGCCTCTTCCCGGTGGTGGTTGTAGACCCAGTAATGTGCTGCCGCAGCAACTTGCTCTCTAAGATTTGCATCCAGCGAGTAACGAATTGCAGCGTAAATCTCTTGTTCAGAGCGAGCACATAGAATCGGGGGCTGCTCGCCATAGGCAACCTCGGCCGCTCCGAGGTCTACGTAGCCTAGCACCGGTCTTCCCGCGGCCATAGCCTCCAGTGCGATGGTTCCCAGACCGGGGGAGTCGAAGTCGTCGACCACGAGGTCGGCCTCCAAGAATTGGCGGGCCAGTTCTAATCGATCTAAGTGTGGCAGCCAGTTTACTTGAGAAGCTAGGCCAAGTTTTTCTATCACCCGCACCGTTGCTTCGGACTCTCGCCCCCGGTATACCAAAACAAGTTCGAGTTTGATTCCTTCGGAGAGGAGCCGTGCGCATGCCCTGAAGAGGCGGTCTCCAGATTTGATCAAACGGTCTCTCTCGAACTCGGCCCAATCGACCCTGGCAGGATAGAAGATACGAAGGACCGGATTGGCCGGGCGAAGGGCGGGACGAGTTGGGGCAACTTGAATGGGGAAGGGTAAGAACCTGTTGTGGCTTATGCCCATGTTGTGCAGGATAGTCGCGTGTTCTGGTTGCGTATGAAGAACAGCAGCAGCTCCTTCGAGTGCCTTTCGATAAGCCTTGCCCTGTGATCCCTCGTCATAACCCAATGACTTCAGATCTCCTGGCAGCGCCAAGTGAACGTATGGCTTTCCGGTTCCTGGAGCGAGGGACGCGTATAGTCCGATCGAAAACACCACGTGGTACTCGCTAGCCAGCCTTTTTAGAAGTGCCTTCTCAGATCTCCGCGCGAAGAGGCCAGCCCCTCCCCCCATTCCTGAAGGATCGAAGCGGATTACCCAATCACTGCCTGCGGGCGGTCGGACATTCGGCGCAAAGGCCGGAATGGAATCCTCTTCGTCTTGGGGAAGAAACAAGTCGGCTCTAGCTCCGTAGTTCCGGAGTGTGCGCGTGAAAAGATAACCGGTGCCCGCCATATTGCCGAGCACCGCTACCCGCAAGATTGAGCTTTGAAAAGCTGCCACGTACTTATACCCTCTGAATCAATGGATCAGGCACCCATATATATTTTCGGATGCGCAAGCTCACATATTGTGGCGCTCTGTTACACCAGAGCAGATGCCAAAGCAATGTTGTCGGATTCTATATCGATAGATACGATTACGCGGCGATGCCCGAAACTCGGATTCCCCTTCACTCGTTAGTGGCGGCTTTTCTCCAGAATAGCTACAAAGCATGGTTCTAAGGGGGTTCGGTTTTGGGTAAGTTCTCCGGAAACGTTCTTCTCCTTCGCCCCCGCCTCAGTTGAAGGTGGCGCTGTCGCGGTCACTTCTCCCAAGGAATTGGCCACGTCTGCGCTGTAGTCGAATCGACGTAGATAATACCTGAGCAGTTCAACAGCTTCTGTGACGTAGCCGTCGCGGGCCAGTGTGTTTGCCATGTCTACTGTAACTCTAGCGTCGCCTAGCTCGAATCCATGGCATCCGGCGTCAAAAATCAACTTTTTATCGTCCAAGGCTAAAGCGGTCTTCATGAGCTCCGCATCGACATCTAAGTCGTACGGATTGTACCGACGAGCTAGCTGGAGTGCCTCGATTGCGACCAACAGCTTGGACCGGTCGACTGACAAGGGCTTCTCGAAGAAACTGTTGCCTCTGGCACCACCCCAATAGTTCATCAGCTCCCCACGGGTCTTGTAAAAGCGCGCTTCTTCTGGGCTTAAGCGGATTCCTTCGAGGAGGGCTCGGTCAGCGCTTTCTAAAGCCTCGACCTGTGTATTGGGGGATTTTGCCAGCCAAGCCTCAATTCTCGAAACCTCGTACTGGTCGTAGCGGTACCTAGATTCCCAGGGGTTGCGGCGGACCGCCTTGTCGATCAAGTCCCGGGTGGAGGACGCATAGTCCCGCACGACGCCTTCTAGTGAGGGATTGTTGCCCTGTGCCCACTGCTGCATTGCTGACTTGGCGGACTCCTGTTCAGGCACGAATTTTCTGTATATGTGGTCTGCGCGATAGGGGCGAACAGATTGCCAGGCCAGTGGGACCGCGAGAACTACGTACGCCACCGCGAATATCGCTGTCGAAACCCTCAGTTTCTCTGGGACAAAGTCCTGTCTTCTCGAGCGAGATTTTTTACCGAGGGCTGGATTTGCCTTTTTCCTGGCTGTCGCCGCTTTTTTCGACTTCGAATCAATTTTTTTGAAGGAGTCCTTTGCATCCACTGAAGAGTTCGAGGCACTGCGAATGGGCTTCGAAACAGCGTTTGAGCCTTTCTTGAACCGCG
This window harbors:
- a CDS encoding 2-phospho-L-lactate transferase, which produces MLVALAGGVGAARFLRGLVGLLDQKDLTVVVNTADDIRLYDLYISPDLDSVIYGLAGANDPERGWGIQGDTFRCLEALKRYTGPTWFRLGDVDLATHLYRSWRIRSGATLSEVTAEIARAWGVRSTVIPMSDQEVTTRVIVEQPGSGPRLDLHFQEYLVERRAQDRIISVYYHGVQQATPAPGVMEAIRNASGIIVCPSNPVASIGPILAVPGIRDALRDFPNKIVAVSPLIQGQPVRGPADRMMEAVGLEASCIGVADAYRDFIHAIVIDFVDREAIPDIEALEVEPIPAQTLMRGVPQAKALAKTVLEAVEAEM
- the cofG gene encoding 7,8-didemethyl-8-hydroxy-5-deazariboflavin synthase subunit CofG — translated: MPLRTQEIIATAVEARDTLAGSDVLKIPFIEQNTDSSVLLDVEGKFDRGGGSDLAGTYSGAIAEWYVDELFELRRTTAASLARLLDPSVAADELLEAACSVRDRQWGGVVSFSPKVFIDLTRLCRDRCAYCTFIRDPLSPMPSSPRNEDSPLASELPVRDRWERPEPYLLHEEVLAIATVGRKAGCTEALFTLGDRPEEKYPAARKFLQRMGYDSTAHYLYDCARLVIEETGLLPHINPGVMTRLDLRSYKEVAASCGMMLESTSYALFADPRGCHFECPDKYPPVRVATIQAAEVEKVPFTTGILIGIGESLQARADTLLVLASLAVSGLHIQEVIVQNFRAKPSIPMSTCPEPTDQELARTVALARLLLPPSVAVQAPPNLSPGNYASLLGAGVCDWGGISPVTLDHVNPEAAWPEISAVKRATEERGFELRARLCVYPSFVRSNGWISERVKPYVDALADSEGWASVFGPLAAELGCAPIVAVRDASIDRMSDRRE
- the cofE gene encoding coenzyme F420-0:L-glutamate ligase encodes the protein MQTYTSASLEIIPVNGIGEIRPGDRLGTLIASTSSANGCDLRNGDILVVTQKAVSKAEGRIVRVENEADRHRVIMEQSRRVLRKRGDMIISETHHGFVCANAGVDNSNVERGYVSVLPKNPDASAHRIREEVFDSCGARVAVVISDTFGRPWRRGQTNVAIGVAGMKPMLDYRGSLDTFGRRLEATEIAIADELACAAELVMGKSAGIPAAIVRGLAGECIAGNGAAKELLRPYTEDLFR
- a CDS encoding nitroreductase, giving the protein MEKGSIRDAIASRRSIRRFTKEPVDAGELVSILQVAFFAPAPHHTIPWRFAVVVDEAAKRRLAESMAARWREDMRRDGIDPKRSSVLSDKSIQKLTNAPALILACLVTQGLDTYPDRRRQDAELGMALLSLGAAIQNIMLAAAEAGYGSCWIAAPIFAPEEARESLQLPSEWIPQALLIIGRPDPCYIPRSRPDLDLDSFVSVI
- a CDS encoding LPS biosynthesis protein WbpP, producing the protein MKGGAVLVTGGAGFIGSHTVEALLSRGYHVRVIDDLSTGIEENLSGIDTELIVADITDEQVARKAVAGAFCVVHLAAARAVGLSIDDPIGSDRVNTGGTVTLLTAARDAGVEKFIFGSSSSVYGGTAPLPTLESAPLNPRSPYAVSKVAGEQYCRVFSDLFGISTVILRLFNVYGPRQRPDSPYAAAIPLFTEALICGRRPVVYGDGSQTRDFTFVSDVAAAISKAVEVDCGKHEVFNIAAGGRHSILELLRVLEAITEVKIDPKFASPRSGDVKDSQADISKAERVLGWSPRTSFEEGLARTVEWILSYTSQR
- the cofH gene encoding 7,8-didemethyl-8-hydroxy-5-deazariboflavin synthase subunit CofH, encoding MTEGNDHLNKKSLRLVTEPGALPLVERVAGRSGSTLGALAIAKRSGAVPLTRPQEPTPGPRFDGSTPADELESRLSLASDSVRAVLEKSLEERVLDRDDLLLLMNVRGHDFDALVATADWWRRKTVGNVVTYVVNRNINFTNVCTIGCGFCAFSTGLAMEDAYFLSFDQVVEKAKECWERGGTEVCIQGGIHPTMDWTYYPGLLKAIKKELPLIHTHAFSPMEIIWGSKSAGIPVDEYLVLLKEAGLDTIPGTAAEILDDSVRQILSPKKESVAEWVEVVTTAHSLGIRSTATIMFGHVETVEHRVEHLLLIRQIQKETGGFTEFVPLPFIHEFSPMYLQGKCGPGPTRLDSVRLHAVVRLALRGYINNIQASWVKLGVDGVQECLQAGCNDFGGTLMEESISRLAGARNGQELWVDEIAAAIRAIGRIPKQRSTTYGDPPRDPLPV